In Serratia sp. FDAARGOS_506, a genomic segment contains:
- the purH gene encoding bifunctional phosphoribosylaminoimidazolecarboxamide formyltransferase/IMP cyclohydrolase, with translation MQQPRPIRRALLSVSDKAGIVEFAEALSQRGVELLSTGGTARLLADAGLPVTEVSDYTGFPEMMDGRVKTLHPKVHGGILGRRGQDDAVMNQHDIKPIDMVVVNLYPFAQTVARPDCSLEDAVENIDIGGPTMVRSAAKNHKDVAIVVKSSDYAAIIAEMDNNDGSLRYATRFDLAIKAFEHTAAYDSMIANYFGERVPAYHGETEQPSGRFPRTLNLNYIKKQDMRYGENSHQQAAFYIEEEVKEASVATAEQLQGKALSYNNIADTDAALECVKEFAEPACVIVKHANPCGVAIGDDILTAYERAYQTDPTSAFGGIIAFNRELDAATAQAIISRQFVEVIIAPNVTQEARSLLAAKQNVRVLACGQWQQRVAGLDFKRVNGGLLVQDRDLGMVTAADLRVVSERQPTEQELRDALFCWKVAKFVKSNAIVYARDNMTIGIGAGQMSRVYSAKIAGIKASDEGLEVKGSAMASDAFFPFRDGIDAAAAVGITCVIQPGGSIRDDEVIAAANEHGIAMIFTDMRHFRH, from the coding sequence ATGCAACAACCTCGTCCAATCCGCCGGGCCCTGCTCAGCGTGTCTGACAAAGCCGGTATCGTTGAATTCGCCGAAGCGCTTTCCCAGCGCGGCGTTGAATTGCTCTCCACCGGCGGCACCGCCCGCCTGCTGGCAGACGCCGGCCTGCCCGTTACCGAAGTTTCCGACTACACCGGTTTCCCGGAAATGATGGACGGACGAGTTAAGACCCTGCACCCGAAAGTTCACGGCGGTATCCTCGGCCGCCGCGGCCAGGACGACGCCGTCATGAATCAGCATGACATCAAGCCTATCGACATGGTGGTCGTCAATCTGTATCCGTTCGCCCAAACCGTGGCGCGCCCGGATTGCTCGCTGGAAGACGCGGTCGAGAATATCGATATCGGCGGCCCGACCATGGTGCGCTCCGCCGCCAAGAACCATAAAGACGTCGCCATCGTCGTGAAGAGCAGCGACTACGCCGCCATCATTGCCGAGATGGACAACAACGACGGCTCGCTGCGCTATGCCACCCGCTTCGATCTCGCCATCAAAGCCTTCGAACACACCGCCGCCTACGACAGCATGATCGCCAACTACTTCGGTGAGCGGGTGCCTGCGTACCACGGCGAGACCGAACAGCCGTCCGGCCGCTTCCCGCGGACCCTGAACCTCAACTACATCAAGAAGCAGGATATGCGTTACGGTGAGAACAGCCACCAGCAGGCCGCCTTCTATATAGAAGAAGAGGTAAAGGAAGCGTCCGTCGCGACCGCCGAGCAGCTGCAGGGCAAAGCGCTGTCCTATAACAACATCGCCGACACCGACGCCGCGCTGGAATGCGTGAAAGAGTTCGCCGAGCCGGCCTGCGTGATCGTCAAGCACGCCAACCCTTGCGGCGTGGCGATCGGCGACGATATCCTGACCGCCTACGAGCGCGCTTATCAAACCGACCCGACCTCCGCCTTTGGCGGCATCATCGCCTTTAACCGCGAGCTGGACGCCGCCACCGCGCAGGCGATCATCAGCCGCCAGTTCGTGGAAGTGATCATCGCGCCAAACGTCACCCAGGAAGCGCGCTCCCTGCTGGCTGCCAAACAGAACGTGCGCGTGCTGGCCTGCGGCCAGTGGCAGCAACGCGTGGCGGGGCTGGACTTCAAGCGCGTCAACGGCGGCCTGCTGGTGCAGGATCGCGATCTGGGCATGGTGACCGCCGCCGATCTGCGCGTGGTATCCGAGCGCCAGCCGACCGAACAGGAACTGCGCGACGCGCTGTTCTGCTGGAAAGTGGCCAAGTTCGTGAAATCCAACGCCATCGTTTATGCACGTGACAACATGACCATCGGCATAGGTGCCGGCCAGATGAGCCGCGTTTACTCCGCCAAGATCGCCGGCATCAAAGCAAGCGACGAAGGGCTGGAAGTGAAAGGGTCCGCCATGGCCTCCGACGCCTTCTTCCCGTTCCGCGACGGCATCGATGCCGCAGCGGCAGTCGGCATCACCTGCGTGATCCAGCCGGGCGGCTCTATCCGCGACGACGAAGTGATCGCAGCCGCCAACGAGCACGGCATCGCGATGATCTTCACCGACATGCGTCACTTCCGCCATTAA